Proteins encoded together in one Pantoea sp. CCBC3-3-1 window:
- a CDS encoding pyridoxamine 5'-phosphate oxidase family protein codes for MFHPGERLAQEKAGYKHVSAALYTAMPDQHRLFYAGLRQFYFSVPDAKGYPVACVLQGIPGFVSAPDAGHLVIGRASLEAVTYLPELEAGMRVGGLGLDLSNRRRNRVNGIIESVTAEAITLAVQESFGNCPQYIQRRMLPENSPERLPQLEELTTLDADARYLIAAADTLFIASQAQRENGAGGADISHRGGLPGFIELRQGRLHIPDYPGNRYMNTLGNLLVEPRCAVLIMDFHQGAALHIQGKADILWQPSEGAIERWLVIEPERILRIRQLLPAAGLAVEYAGSSLAVGNKKG; via the coding sequence ATGTTTCATCCCGGTGAACGACTGGCGCAAGAGAAAGCGGGCTATAAACATGTCAGTGCCGCGCTTTACACGGCAATGCCGGACCAGCACCGCCTGTTTTATGCCGGGCTACGGCAATTCTATTTCAGCGTGCCCGATGCGAAAGGCTACCCGGTTGCCTGTGTGCTACAGGGAATACCGGGCTTTGTCTCGGCCCCGGATGCCGGGCATCTGGTGATCGGTCGGGCTTCGCTGGAGGCTGTAACTTATCTGCCTGAGCTTGAAGCGGGCATGCGGGTAGGTGGACTGGGTCTGGATTTGTCTAACCGACGTCGTAATCGGGTGAATGGCATTATAGAGAGCGTGACCGCCGAAGCAATTACGCTGGCGGTGCAGGAAAGTTTTGGCAATTGTCCGCAGTATATTCAGCGGCGAATGTTGCCAGAAAATTCGCCTGAGCGACTGCCTCAGCTGGAAGAACTGACCACGCTGGATGCGGATGCACGCTATCTGATTGCCGCCGCCGACACCTTGTTTATCGCCAGTCAGGCGCAGCGTGAAAATGGCGCAGGCGGGGCAGATATTTCACACCGGGGCGGCCTTCCCGGTTTTATTGAGCTGAGGCAGGGCCGCCTGCATATTCCTGATTATCCGGGAAATCGCTATATGAACACCTTAGGCAACCTGCTGGTAGAGCCGCGGTGCGCGGTATTGATTATGGATTTTCATCAGGGCGCGGCGCTGCATATTCAGGGCAAAGCCGACATTTTGTGGCAGCCGTCAGAAGGGGCAATTGAGCGCTGGCTGGTCATTGAGCCGGAAAGGATACTGCGGATCCGTCAGCTGCTGCCTGCTGCCGGACTGGCGGTTGAATATGCTGGCTCATCGCTGGCCGTTGGCAATAAAAAAGGGTGA
- the betI gene encoding transcriptional regulator BetI — protein sequence MPKVGMKAIRQAQLIHATLTVIDRVGLADASLALIAKEAGVSTGIVSHYFGDKNGLLDACMRQILFDLYRAVEHHRNLATDEPAARIRAIIDGNFDVSQIAGPVLKTWLAFWTNSLHQPELQRLQRINDRRLYSNLTAQFARALPAQQARDAGASMAALIDGLWLRMTLAPQPMAQGLLEARQLCYKNLALWLTTPAT from the coding sequence ATGCCAAAAGTTGGAATGAAAGCCATTCGTCAGGCGCAGCTGATCCACGCCACCCTGACCGTTATCGATCGCGTAGGCCTGGCCGATGCCAGCCTGGCGCTGATTGCGAAAGAAGCCGGGGTGTCAACCGGGATTGTCAGCCACTATTTTGGCGACAAAAACGGTTTGCTGGATGCCTGTATGCGTCAGATCCTTTTCGATCTGTACAGGGCGGTGGAACACCACCGCAACCTGGCAACGGACGAACCGGCAGCGCGTATTCGCGCCATCATAGACGGTAACTTTGACGTGTCGCAGATTGCCGGGCCGGTACTAAAAACCTGGCTGGCTTTCTGGACCAACAGCCTGCATCAGCCGGAATTACAGCGATTACAGCGGATTAACGACCGCCGGCTCTATTCCAACCTGACGGCGCAGTTTGCCAGGGCGCTGCCTGCACAGCAGGCGCGAGATGCGGGTGCCAGCATGGCAGCGTTAATCGACGGCTTGTGGCTACGCATGACGCTGGCGCCGCAGCCGATGGCGCAGGGGCTGCTTGAAGCCCGACAGCTTTGTTATAAAAATCTTGCGCTGTGGTTAACAACCCCGGCAACCTAA
- the dtpA gene encoding dipeptide/tripeptide permease DtpA — protein MSTANKHPETPSLNAFKQPRSFYLIFSIELWERFGYYGLQGIMAVYLVKMLGMSESESVTLFSSFSALVYGLIAVGGWLGDKVLGTKRVIVLGTLVLALGYALIAWSGHDVSMVYIGMATIAVGNGLFKANPSSLLSTCYEKDDPRLDGAFTMYYMAINIGSFFSMLATPWLAAHYGWSMAFSLSFVGMLITLVNFMLCRKWVKPYGSKPDFQPLHIGKLLATLVGIAVLVVIATWMLHNQGIARLLLALVAVAIVFIFAKETFALQGAARRKMIVAFLLMTEAVVFFVLYMQMPTSLNFFAIRNVEHSILGIAFEAEQYQALNPFWIMIFSPILAAIYNKMGDRLPMPHKFALGMLLCSAAFLVLPLGAKFANQLGIVSVNWLILSYALQSVGELMISGLGLAMVAQLVPQRLMGFIMGSWFLTTAGAAMIAGKVANLMAVPSGITDPLQSLHVYGDVFLQIGIATGVIAVLMMLTAPKLNRMTQD, from the coding sequence GTGTCAACTGCAAACAAACATCCCGAGACCCCGAGTCTCAACGCGTTTAAGCAACCGCGATCGTTCTATTTGATTTTCTCAATCGAATTATGGGAACGATTTGGCTATTACGGTCTGCAAGGCATTATGGCGGTTTATCTCGTCAAAATGCTCGGCATGTCTGAATCCGAATCCGTGACGCTGTTTTCTTCGTTCAGCGCGCTGGTGTACGGTCTGATCGCTGTGGGCGGCTGGCTGGGTGACAAAGTGCTCGGCACCAAGCGCGTCATTGTGCTGGGTACGCTGGTGCTGGCGCTGGGCTATGCGCTGATTGCCTGGTCTGGTCACGATGTCAGCATGGTCTATATCGGCATGGCGACCATTGCCGTCGGCAACGGTCTGTTTAAAGCTAACCCCTCTTCGCTGCTTTCGACCTGCTATGAGAAAGACGATCCGCGTCTTGATGGCGCATTTACCATGTATTACATGGCGATCAATATTGGTTCGTTCTTCTCAATGCTGGCGACGCCGTGGCTGGCCGCTCATTACGGCTGGAGCATGGCGTTCTCGCTCTCCTTCGTCGGGATGCTGATTACGCTGGTCAACTTTATGCTGTGCCGCAAATGGGTTAAACCCTACGGTTCAAAACCCGATTTCCAGCCACTGCATATCGGTAAGCTGCTGGCTACGCTGGTTGGCATTGCCGTGCTGGTCGTTATTGCGACCTGGATGCTGCATAACCAGGGCATCGCCCGTCTGCTTCTGGCGCTGGTTGCCGTGGCCATTGTTTTCATCTTTGCCAAAGAAACCTTTGCCCTGCAAGGCGCAGCGCGTCGCAAAATGATCGTCGCTTTTCTGCTGATGACGGAAGCGGTAGTGTTTTTCGTTCTGTATATGCAGATGCCAACCTCGCTGAACTTCTTCGCCATTCGTAACGTGGAGCACAGCATCCTGGGCATCGCTTTTGAGGCCGAGCAGTATCAGGCGCTGAACCCCTTCTGGATTATGATTTTCAGCCCGATTCTGGCCGCTATCTACAACAAGATGGGCGATCGTTTACCGATGCCGCATAAGTTTGCGCTGGGAATGCTGCTCTGTTCAGCTGCTTTCCTGGTGTTGCCGCTGGGGGCGAAATTCGCCAATCAGCTGGGCATTGTGTCGGTGAACTGGCTGATTTTGAGTTATGCGCTGCAAAGCGTGGGCGAGCTGATGATTTCCGGCCTGGGCCTGGCGATGGTGGCGCAGCTGGTGCCACAGCGTCTGATGGGCTTTATTATGGGATCCTGGTTCCTGACCACGGCTGGCGCAGCGATGATTGCCGGTAAGGTGGCTAACCTGATGGCAGTGCCTTCAGGTATTACCGATCCCTTGCAGTCGCTGCATGTTTACGGTGACGTGTTCCTGCAAATTGGTATCGCCACCGGCGTGATTGCCGTGCTGATGATGCTGACAGCGCCAAAGCTGAACCGGATGACTCAGGACTGA
- the betB gene encoding betaine-aldehyde dehydrogenase translates to MQRRGIYINGREEAGHGETFTTINPANGEVLAEITSASQQDIDRAVATAEAGQRIWRSYTPVERSRVLLKAVAILRERNQQLAELETADTGKPISETAAVDIVTGADVLEYYAGLAVAVEGESIPLRDSALVYTRREPLGVCAGIGAWNYPIQIAMWKSAPALATGNAMIFKPSEVTPLSALELAKIFTEAGLPDGVFNVVQGAGTVGQGLSQHPKIAKVSFTGEVNTGKRVMADAALANLKSVTMELGGKSPLIVFEDAELERAVDGAMMANFYSSGQVCTNGTRVFVHRSLLPAFEKRLQEKMAGIKCGDPLDPQVNFGPLVSEEHCQKVVSYLNIGKEEGARVLAGGSRITEGAMAKGCYVEPTVFTDCTDDMRIVQEEIFGPVMSVLVFDDEQEVIERANDTQYGLAAGVFTTSLNRAHRVIHQLEAGICWVNSWGESPAPMPVGGYKQSGVGRENGLETLHHYTRTKSILIEMGEYPSAF, encoded by the coding sequence ATGCAACGCCGTGGAATTTACATTAATGGCCGCGAAGAAGCCGGTCATGGCGAAACATTCACCACCATCAATCCCGCCAATGGTGAGGTACTGGCAGAAATCACCTCGGCCAGCCAGCAGGATATCGATCGCGCCGTGGCCACCGCAGAAGCCGGTCAGCGCATCTGGCGCAGCTACACGCCCGTTGAGCGTAGCCGCGTCCTGCTAAAAGCCGTTGCGATCCTGCGCGAGCGCAACCAGCAGCTGGCTGAACTGGAGACTGCCGACACCGGTAAGCCCATCAGCGAAACCGCTGCGGTTGATATCGTCACCGGTGCCGACGTGCTGGAGTATTACGCGGGTCTGGCCGTCGCAGTGGAAGGGGAATCCATTCCTCTGCGTGACAGCGCGCTGGTCTACACCCGCCGCGAGCCGTTAGGCGTCTGCGCGGGTATTGGCGCATGGAACTATCCCATCCAGATCGCCATGTGGAAAAGCGCCCCGGCGCTGGCGACCGGCAACGCAATGATCTTCAAGCCAAGCGAAGTCACGCCGCTCAGCGCGCTGGAACTGGCAAAAATCTTTACCGAAGCGGGCCTGCCGGATGGCGTGTTTAACGTTGTTCAGGGCGCAGGAACCGTAGGCCAGGGACTGAGCCAGCATCCGAAAATCGCTAAAGTCTCCTTCACGGGCGAAGTGAACACCGGTAAGCGCGTGATGGCGGATGCCGCACTGGCTAACCTGAAGTCGGTCACCATGGAGCTGGGCGGTAAATCTCCGCTGATCGTCTTTGAAGATGCCGAGCTGGAACGTGCGGTAGACGGCGCGATGATGGCGAACTTCTACAGCAGCGGGCAGGTTTGTACCAACGGCACGCGCGTATTTGTGCATCGTTCACTGCTGCCCGCGTTTGAAAAGCGCCTGCAGGAAAAGATGGCCGGTATTAAATGCGGCGACCCGCTCGATCCGCAGGTCAACTTTGGCCCACTGGTGAGCGAAGAACACTGCCAGAAGGTGGTTTCTTACCTGAACATCGGTAAAGAAGAGGGCGCTCGTGTGCTGGCAGGGGGATCGCGCATAACCGAAGGCGCGATGGCGAAAGGCTGCTATGTCGAGCCAACCGTGTTCACTGACTGTACTGATGATATGCGTATCGTGCAGGAAGAGATCTTTGGCCCGGTAATGAGCGTGCTGGTCTTTGACGACGAGCAGGAAGTGATCGAACGCGCGAACGATACCCAGTACGGCCTGGCGGCGGGTGTATTCACCACGTCACTCAACCGTGCACATCGAGTGATCCATCAGCTGGAAGCGGGTATCTGCTGGGTCAACAGCTGGGGCGAATCGCCTGCGCCAATGCCGGTTGGTGGCTATAAGCAGTCTGGCGTTGGCCGTGAAAACGGCCTGGAAACCCTGCATCACTATACGCGCACCAAGTCGATTCTGATTGAGATGGGTGAGTATCCGTCCGCATTCTGA